CTGCCGTGTCCGGGGTGGGGACAAATCCTGAGCCCCAGGGTGCGGGGACAGCGCTCCTTTGTTCggcaggaggggacaccggCAGCAGGgacctgtccccactgtgtccccgCGGGGGTGGCTCAGCTACGTGGGGGACAGGGGCGTGGTGACACCTGTGCTGGGGGTGGAGGAGCTCACAGGGCTTGGGGTGACCCAGCTGGGGGGTCTGGGTGTCACAGGATGATCAAGGGGGTGCCCCCACCCCTGCAGCGCTCGcgggatggggatttgggaatgctgggatgAGGATGCAGCTGGGGGAGGGCGGCAGGACCCACCAGGGCCAGGCTAAAATCGAGCCAGAAATCTGGGAGGAGGGACAGGACTCTGAGGACAAGCGGCTGAGGTGACAAACTGGGtgtctggaggagctggagcatctCAGCCAGCACTGTGTGGCTGCCCAAGGCCACAGCTGCAGGCTTCAAGACCCAAAAACCTCCAAATCCGGGTGGTggagagggaaactgaggcacagcagccaggcaggacgGTCACCTCACACCTGGGGACGCGTGGCTGAGCTGGAGCCGCCCGCACGGCCGTGACGCGGGGACACGGTGGTGTCGGCAGCCGTGCAGCCCTCGCTGCCGGGCCTGTCCGTGCCGGTTAAAATCAGCGGGGCACATTCAGCTGTCAGCTTAAAAATAATCCGGCGAGCCGGGGCCGGCACAATGGAGGGCGCAGATGGGGCCGGGCGCCGCCGGGATGCTCCGGGCCCCGGGGCCGCGGGACGGGGTCCCCCGGGAGTGGGGGGCGCCTGCTGCCATCTGGGCTGGGGTCATCATCCCCTGGGACTCGGCGGGTTGGGGAGGGTTGGGTGTGGGCAGTGGGGTTTGAGGCTCTCCCCTGCTGGGtctgtgtggttttgggggCAGCCGATTTTTGGAGGGGGTCAGGGCGGTGGCAGAGGTGTGTGGTCAGCATAGGGACCCCGTCCTCAGGGGGGCAGGACCCCCATGGCCACCCCGGGCTCCGTGCGGGACGTGCGGGACCGGGGGCACAGCCCGGCCCTGCTGTCTGATCTCCCCACCGGCAGCGAAAAGGCCCACtcagcacaggcacacacaaaGGCTTTTTGTGCCTTGTCCCTTTGTGTCCCTTGTCCCCGTCCCCTCCCATCCACCCAGACAGACCCTGGATTTGAACACCCTCATCCCAGCGCGGGCTGACTCCGGCTGCTGCAGCGGGGAGGGAGCCAgggtccctgtgggtccctgtgggtccctgtgggtccctgtgggtccctgtgggtccctGTGGATCCCTGCCTGGATCCCTGCCTGGATCCCTGCCTggatccctgtggatcccccctggatccctgcctgGATCCCTGCCTGGatcccccctggatcccccctggatcccccctggatccctgcctgGATCCCTGCCTGGatcccccctggatccctgcctgGATCCCTGCCTggatccctgtggatcccccctggatccctgcctgtccccctgCTCCCACATTCCCGATTCCCCTGGATGTGGCGGAGCTGGGCGGTGCCAGGACATCAGGcagtgccctctgctcccctcggccctggagctgctcccgccccagccagatgtgctgccagatgtgcagccaCGGGGAGCAGCGCCGGCGctcactggggctgtgctgagccctccCAAACCCAACTCCGAGCTCCTGGAATTGGGAACCCAGGAGCTCACCCCAGGTGTTGGCACCCCAAGCTCCTCGGTGCCAGGAGAGGTGCCCGTGGCTGCTCCGGCTGTGCCGCAGCCCAATCCCTCTCCTGGCACcggcactgggagctgtgggatggagcCACCTCCCCtgactgctgctctgggcagtgtCCCCTGCCAGGTCCTGCCCCGTCTGGGGAAGCCTCACTCATCCCACCATCTCCCAGGAGGTTCTTTCCTCCTTTGCCCGAGGTTATTGCGGTGGCACTGGGGCCTtttgtccccaagtgccacatcccgTCCCCTCATCTCCCCTCCTGGGTCCCATCCAGacccccaggcacagctcatttattttgatttccttTCCATTCATCTCCTTCCCAAAGGCcccacaggaggagctgggatggggtgggggcGGCTGGAATTCGGTGGTGGGGGGCTGGGATTAGGGTTGGGGGGGGTTAGGAACGGGGGCAGCTTtttgggcagagctcagcccccaCCACGGGGCTCAGCAGGAGCACCTGGGGGTGACaccttgtccttgtccctgcAGCCAACGCCCGGCCGGAGAGATGGGGCGTCCCCGAACTCCAACGCGCCCCCGGAGGGGGGGTCCTTCCCCTGGGTGGGGCCCAGGACGGTGGCGCTGCGCAAGAGCCCCCAGGGCGGCTTCGGCTTCACCCTGCGCCACTTCATCGTGTACCCCCCGGAGTCGGCCGTGCACTCGGCCAAGGTAGGGCTGGGATCCCTCGGGAATGCTGCCGTGGGAAGCGTGGGTGCAGGATGCTCCTgttgggctgggggtgggcaggggtgAGGAGGGCAGcgctgggggtgggcagggggtgaggagggcagcgctgggggtgggcagggctgaggagggcagcgtccatctcctgctctgctggcattcctggagctgcccctgcctgccGTGGAGATCATCCCCCCGTGGCGGTCCCACCCTGGGATGGAGGAGCCcgtggggctgctggagctgctggaagatgAGCTCTGGGCAAGCAGCACCTCTGGAGACATCCCAGAGCCTTTTGGGATGTGGGATTGTTTGTGGGGACGGAGAGGATCCCTCAGCTCCCCACAACGGCTGCGGCGCCGCTGGGAACGGCAGGACGAGGCTCCTCGGAGCTCCCGGGGCCAACCAGGGCTGGCGGATTTTTGGCTCCCACTTTCCTGACTGTTGGTGGGGATTTTCCAACTGGAGCTTCCCTGGGATCTGTGTTTTGGTCACTCCTCCGGGTGACATCTTTTGGGGGACATGGCCCTGGCTTGGCACCTCTGAGCCCCGATCCAGGCAGTGCCTCTCCCCTCGAGGATGGAGAGATCCCACGGAGCCTCGCAGCAGCAGCTTCCGGCGTGGATGAAGAGCCCTCCACACCCCGAGGCATGAACCAGCTCCAAACTCCTGGAATTCCGGAATTCAGAGCCCCCTTCTCCCCATTTCCTGTGGATGACAGGAGGAGGGTCTGGGATCTGGGTGATCCCACacatccctttccctgctccaggccgGGCAGATCCCTGGACCATCCCATCACCCCTGGAGCTCCACAGCTGCCCCACGGCTCCGGCTGCCCCACGGCCCGGGCGCTGGCAGACAGGGAAGTGCCGTGGGAAGTGAGTCACAGGGTGGGGAGAACCGACTCGCCGGAATCCCCGCTCGCCATCCTCCGGCACCTCCGGCTTTTCCCAGGCTCCTCACTCTGCCTCTCCAAccccttcctgccttcctgtgcCGGGAACACGGCCCCCGTTTTCAGCAGCGTGACTCTGCCGGAGAGATTTGTCATGGGAACGGCCTGAAGCTGCTCCAAGCCCGCTCCCACCTCTCCTCTGCCTTCGGAAAGATTGCTCCTGCCCCGCTGGGCAccgggctgggccctgcccgGGCGGCAGCGCCCGGGGCCGCGTGGGGTGGAGCCGGATCAGCGCCGGGAGCTGGAGATGCTCTTGGAAGGAGGCTGGGAATAGCTCCCGGCCGCCGTGCCAGCCGGAGCCGGCGGGGCAGGGCGCGGTGGGGCTGGCTCAGCAGCCGCGGGGGCCGGCACCCCGCCATCTCCGGGGGCTGAGTTTCGGTGGCTTGActcagcagggaggggaccGGGAGCCGCGCTCGCCACGCTGGCCGCGCTCATCGCCctggcagcgcggccgccgggaTGCCCCCGGGGCCGGGAAGGGCTCCGGGGTGCCGCAGGGCGAGggcgggcagggaggggctgagtcCGTGCCCGCAGGGGCTCTCGGTGGCCCCACGGTCTCGCTGTGGCCCTTGGAATGTGGCTGTTCCTTGGGCACCTGCACTGGGGCCGCCCGCTGCTCCTTGTCGCTGGCAGTGTCCCGCACTGGTGTCCCCccagcaccctggggacaccagggctgtgtccccaccaCTGGGGGCTGTAGCCAGGCCTGTGCTCCCAGCCGGGCCTGGAAAATGAGAATTCCCCTTCCAggtgcccagctccctccctgggGGGACCCGAGACCCGCCCTGTGCCCCACCCCAACCTGGCACCCCCCGCCGGGGCAGCGCGGCTCTGCTGAGGCTCCCCACAGGGGGTTTGGGTTAAAAGGGCAGAGATTTGGCACAGATCAGTGCCCAccgcagccctggcagcccccgCCGTGCAccgggaggctgcagggatgggcagggatgcgGATTCATCCAGGATGGGACCGATCCCTCCCCTGGAACCCCCCggcaggggctgggctctcCCGGCCGGGCTCGGTGCCCCGGGGTGAGGGTGAGATGCCAccccggggctggcagggccccTTCCCGCTCCCCTGCCCCAAACCCGGCCCCAAACCGGCAGCTGGGCGCGGGGGGCTGCGCGGGTCCCGCGGGCCGGCGGATCCGGTGTCAGTAACTTTAGCCGGGGGCGGCGGAGGGCAGAGGGACGCGCTGGTCCCGCGGGGGCTTTGCGGGGCTGgcaccccctgtcccctcctggtccCCTCGTCACGGCCCCGCCACCTAATcaatgcttttctctttttgtgtttggcaggaggaggagaatggGAACCGAGCAGGTGAGCACCAGCATGGGGACCCTGGGGGCAGCggcacagggtggcacagggtggcacagggtggcacagggtggcacaggggacgGGGGGTGACGCGGCTGTCACAGGTCGCACTGGGTGCTGCTGTTGGCACCGCAGCCCTAAATATCAGCTGGTGGTGAAGCCAGGTGGTGCTTTGGTGGCAGCTTGGTGGCCCTTGGCCCCGGCCATGGGctcggtgtccccagccccccgggAGCTTTGCGGGATGTCACACCCCGAGGGGCTGCGGCGTGGCCAGCACCGGCCCCGGGCGAGCACGGGgtgtttggggacagggacgcGGCGCCGTTGTCCCCTCCCGGAGGCTCAGGGTGACGTGAGCGAATGTGAAGGTGTCAGAACGGATCGGCGCTGGCGCGGTGACAcggcgccggggccgcgctccCCGCGCAGCCGGTGCGGGCGGCGGTGCCAGACCTGGCACCGGTAcccggcggggctggggggcccCGACCTCGCTccgggtgggatttgggatccccgGTGGGCACCGTGCCCGCCTGGCAGCGCCCGGTGGCTTTGTCTCTCGGGGGCGGCGGGCCGGGGATCTGGGGGAGGACAGGAGGTGACTCAGGGGGAGGACAGGAGGTGACTCCCCCGCCACGGGAGCTCCCTGACAGTGGTGGCAGCTCCCTGACACGCTGTCCCCACGGCGCAGGTCCCCCGCGGAGCCGCCTGGAGCCCATGGACACGATCTTCGTGAAGAACGTGCGGGAGGACGGGCCGGCGCACCAGGCGGGGCTGCGCACGGGTGAGCGGGGACGCGGAGCCGGGGGCGGCTCCCGGCTGCTCGCGGGATCCCGGGAATGCTCCGCCTCCTCTGCCGGGGAATTTCTTGCTTATTCTGCTCTTCTTCTGGCGTTCCTGCCCTTTTCTGACCCTTCTCTCTGGTTCTGAGggctctctgctctctctggtgCTGGGGTGCTCGGAGCAGCCTTGGGGTTCtcctgggtttggggtcccccttTGCTCCCTTTGCCTCGCGGGGTCTGTCAGGGATCTGCTCAAACCCTGCCCTGAGCGACTGTGGGGACATCCAGGTGCCACCACTCCCTCGTGGTGACACTGTCCCCTTCCCGGGCTCTGCAGGTGACCGGCTGGTCAAGGTGAACGGGGAGAGCATCATCGGGAAAACCTACTCCCAGGTGATCGCCCTGATCCAGAACAGGTGAGCGCCCTTCCCGGgaggggaggtgacagcacagggacacgtcacagcaggctctgtccctctggGTGTCACTGGGATGACGGGGCCCTGAGGGGCTTGGGtgaccagggacaggcagcAAGGTGCTGTCACCATcgcctggggacagggatgttcATCTCGTGGGGGACCCGGCCAGGTGTGAGcttggggacaggtggggactgacccctctgtcccctgtcccgcAGTGACGATGTGCTGGAGCTCTCCATCATGCCCAAGGACGAGGACATCCTCCAGCTGGTGAGTTGGTGGCTTTTGGGGTCCTCCACTGCTTGTCCCTAGCCTGGGAGACCCCTtcccatggggctggggggtgttACCGGGGGGTCCCTGTAAAACCGGGATGCCGGGATGGCCGTGCCGGGGTATTTTaggaaggaggggaggggacagcggaAGGGCTGCGGCTGCTGCCAGCGCTGCTCGGAGCCAGGGGACCCCGTGGGAAAGCGGGCTGGTTGTGGGGGGCTGCTTCCAGCCCAGCCGACCCCACAGGAGGCTTGCTCAGGGGTTAGGGGGTGCAGAGACCACCCCTACAGTGGCCATATGGAGGATTGtgaccctgtccccatccctgacccgctgtccccccctccccaggcctATTCCCAGGACGCCTACCTGAAGGGCAACGAGCCGTACTCCGGGGGGGCTCAGAGCATCCCCGAGCCCCCTCCCATCTGCTACCCACGGAAAACGTACCCCTTCCAGGCCCGGGGTGCCGAGCCCGCCCCGGGCCAGCCACCAgacccccgcgccccccgctcAGCCACCACCGGTCCCTCGTCCCCGCTGGGCGCCCGCAGCGACACCGGCGGCAGCCCCGCGCACCGCCCCGAGGAGCCGCAGCCCGGGGGTccccccccgcgccccgccgccccccacGGGCACCCCGGCTCCTTCTCCCGCCCCACCAACGCCGCATCCTCCGTGCCCGACCGCTACGGGATGTCCCCCGCCACCGCCTCCTGCCGCGGCGTCCCCAAGCACCTCCCGGAGCACCGGACTCACTGCGGCTTCAAGGAGGGCACCGGGCGGCCGCCCCGGGACGTGTCGGGTGCCCCGCGTGTGCCCGGTCGCCAGGAGTGCCAGCAGGCGCTGTCGCGCTGGTTCTGCAGCCAGGAGCCGCGGCGCAGCGCCTCGGAGGAGCGGCGGCACGCCATGCCCCGCTACCGCAGCGTGTCCCACGACCGCCTGGGCGGCTccggggccgcggccccgcggggcTGGCCCCACAGCGCCTCGCACGacaccctgctgcagcccagccgCGAGGGCTGGGCCCCCCGCGCCCGCTCCGACCACTACCTGGGCAGGTACGGCCGCTCCATGGAGGCGCTGGAGCCCGGCGCGCTGCTCGCGTCGCACCTCGACCGCTCCGCGTGGCCCGAGAGGCTCTGCCGGGCCGCTGTCGCTGTCACCGCCGCCGCCGGGCAGCCCATCCCGCCCGGCTCCTTcgctgcttcctcctcctcctcctcctcatcgcGGGAGCCGGTGCAGAAGCACCCGTCGCAGCCCAACCTGCAGAGCGCGGATGACTCGGGCTACATCGGCTACCGCAGCTACAGCCCGTCCTTCCAGCGCCGCACCGGGCTGCTGCACGCCCTGTCCTGCCGCGACCCCGCCTTCGGGGGGCTGCCCACCTTCAGCATCGCGCAGCGGGCGGTGGCCCCGCTCAGGGACAGCGCCGtcagccccggcagcccccccgcggccgccccggcgGTGCCCGGCGCGCCCCGGGAGCCGCGGCAGGAGGGCGGCCGCGTGTCCGAGCCGCCCGAGGAGCGCCGGGAGGAGGTGGTGCTGCGGCAGAAGCCGCCCACGGGCCGCAAGATGCCCGCGCCGCTGCGGCAGATGAACTTTGTGTTCCCCGAGGGGGTGAAGGAGACGGACATTTGTGACCCTGCCGGGGCCGcgggcagaggggacaggccGGGCAACGAGCGGCCGGGCCGGCGAGTggctcccctggcagcccccgAGGACTCGCTGGCGTCCATCCCCTTCATCGGTGAGTGCGCGGGGTCGCTGGTCACCTCCGGGAAGGGATTTAGGGGGTCCCGTGCCAGGGAGGGCACGTTCGGGGGTCAGGAGTCCAGAGCATCCGTCTGTGGTCACAGTGGAGATGGGAAGGGCCAGCAACGCCTTCAATGCCTGGCACCCCACAgtgccccccaccccacagtgcccccaccccacagtgcccccaccccacagtgccccacaccccacagtgccccacaccccacagtgccccccaccccacagTGTCCCCCACCCCACAGTGCCCCACACCCCACAGTGCCCCACGCCCCACAGTGCCCCACGCCCAGCATCCTCAGAAGTGCCGGGGGGTCCCAGCAGggcctccccctgccccaaaccccccctccAACACTGCCCACCCCCCTCACAGACGaacccaccagccccagcatcGACCTGAAGGCCAAGCACGTCCCGGCCTCCTCAGTGGTGTCCAGCGCCATGAACTcggcccctgccatggccaccaGCCCCGCCTCGCCCACCTTCGCCTTTGCCCTGTCCCGGCACTACTCCCAGGACTGCAGTaagtgctggggagggggagccgCCCTGGGAGCCTCGgcggggagcagcccctgccccagagccctgcccggTGCCCCCGGGCTGAGCAGGGCGGGTTTGCCCCCTCCCCGCCGCAGGCAGCATCAAGGCCGGCCGCCGCTCCTCCTACCTGCTGGCCATCACCACCGAGCGCTCCAAGTCCTGCGACGACGGTCTGAACGCATTTCGGGACGAGGGGAAGATCCTAAGGTAGGGCTGGAGCCCCCTCCCGGTCCCAGCgccccccagctcccacccccTCCCGCTGACGGGGGCTGCTCTCCCCCCAGGAGGATGCCCAGCCGGGTCCCCAGCCTCCGCATGCTGAGGAGCTTCTTCACCGACGGGGTGAGTGCCGCGCTGGGGCTGCCCCAAAGGCCCGGGGGGTTCCCTGGTGGAGCAGGGGGTGCCCATGGCCTCACCCCGACACCTCCCTCCGGCCCCTCGCAGTCTCTGGACAGCCTGGGCACGTCGGAAGACGCCCGTTCCAAAAGACACTCGACCTCCGACCTCTCGGACGTGCCGTTCAGCGCCGTGAGGAAGGAGGGCTGGCTCCACTGCAAGCAGATCCTCACCAAAAAGGGGAAGGTAGGcgggggctgcccccagcccggAGCCCCGCGCCCGCGGGGGCCGCTCCCTGAGGCCGGCGCTCCATCCCTTCTCCCCGCAGAAGGTCGGTGGAGGCATCCGGCAGTGGAAGCGCGTCTTCGCCGTGCTGCGCACCCACTCGCTGTACCTGTGCAAGGACAGGCGGGAGGCGGTGACCTGCGCCCCGGCCCCAGGTGAGGAGGAGCCGCCGATCAGCATCCAAGCGTGCCTGGTGGACATCTCCTACAGCGAGACCAAGAGGAAGCACGTCTTCCGCCTGACGACCGCTGACTTCTGTGAATATCTCTTTCAGGCAGAGGATCGGGAAGACATGCTGGCCTGGATCAAAGTCATCAGGGAGAACAGCAAGGCTGAGGGCGAGGTGAGAGCCACATGGGGCTCCCGGCTGCCTCTGGCTCTCCCGGCACTAACCGCCTCGGCTCTCTCCGGCTCTTTGCCTTGCGTTGCTTCCCCAGGCCACGGCCAGGCCCGTGCCGTGCTCCCAGGGGTGCGTGGGGGCTCGTGGCTCCCAAGAAGAGCGTGGCCCCGCGGCctcgggcagggcagggtgcgCGGGACGCGCGGCGGAGGGGCCGGGGCTCTGCAGGCGGGGCCGGCGCCGCACCCGCCCGGTCGGTGTTGGTGTTTGGTTTGTGGTGGCAGAGGAGCCGGCGTGGCTCTGCCGAGGTCTGGTGTGGCTCTGCCAGGGTGCGTCCTGGCTTTGGTGAGGTGCGAcgtggctgtgccagggtgcagcctggctgtgccataGTGTGTGTGacatggctgtgccaggctgtgacATAGCTGTGCCACAGTGTGActtggctgtgccagggtgtgacttggctgtgccaggctgtgatGTGTCCCCGCCACAGTGTGATGTGGCTGTGCTATGGTTTGACATGTCCCTGCTGTGGTTTGACGTGGTCTGCCATGGTGTGGCCTGTCCCTGCCGTGGTGTGGCCTGTCCCTGCCGTGGTGTGGCCTGTCCCTGCCGTAGTGtggcctgtccctgccatggtgtggcctgtccctgccgtggtatggcctgtccctgccgtggtgtggcctgtccctgctgtggtgtGACCTGTCCCTGCCGTGGTGtggcctgtccctgccatggtgtggcctgtccctgccgtggtgtggcctgtccctgctgtggtgtGACCTGTCCCCGCCGTGGTGCGGTGTGGCTCTGCCTGGTTTGCCGTGGCTCTGTCCATGGACCGAGGGTCACGGTGCCCGTGTGGTGCTGCCGAGGCTGAGCCCTCCCCGGGCAGCCGTGGCCGTGCGAGGTCGCTCGGGTGTGGgatgggcagagctgccccggggctgctctggctccaGCGGTGGATCCGCGGGATGGCCGTGCCGGCGCAGGGCCGGCTGCAGTGTCACGGTGTCGTGGTGGCTCAGTGACTGAGTTTGGTGGCCGTGGTCACGCTGGGCTTGTGGCAGGCTCCGGCCCCGGA
This genomic stretch from Haemorhous mexicanus isolate bHaeMex1 chromosome 28, bHaeMex1.pri, whole genome shotgun sequence harbors:
- the ARHGAP23 gene encoding rho GTPase-activating protein 23 isoform X2, with the protein product MNGIAFCLVGIPPSAPAPTPGRRDGASPNSNAPPEGGSFPWVGPRTVALRKSPQGGFGFTLRHFIVYPPESAVHSAKEEENGNRAGPPRSRLEPMDTIFVKNVREDGPAHQAGLRTGDRLVKVNGESIIGKTYSQVIALIQNSDDVLELSIMPKDEDILQLAYSQDAYLKGNEPYSGGAQSIPEPPPICYPRKTYPFQARGAEPAPGQPPDPRAPRSATTGPSSPLGARSDTGGSPAHRPEEPQPGGPPPRPAAPHGHPGSFSRPTNAASSVPDRYGMSPATASCRGVPKHLPEHRTHCGFKEGTGRPPRDVSGAPRVPGRQECQQALSRWFCSQEPRRSASEERRHAMPRYRSVSHDRLGGSGAAAPRGWPHSASHDTLLQPSREGWAPRARSDHYLGRYGRSMEALEPGALLASHLDRSAWPERLCRAAVAVTAAAGQPIPPGSFAASSSSSSSSREPVQKHPSQPNLQSADDSGYIGYRSYSPSFQRRTGLLHALSCRDPAFGGLPTFSIAQRAVAPLRDSAVSPGSPPAAAPAVPGAPREPRQEGGRVSEPPEERREEVVLRQKPPTGRKMPAPLRQMNFVFPEGVKETDICDPAGAAGRGDRPGNERPGRRVAPLAAPEDSLASIPFIDEPTSPSIDLKAKHVPASSVVSSAMNSAPAMATSPASPTFAFALSRHYSQDCSSIKAGRRSSYLLAITTERSKSCDDGLNAFRDEGKILRRMPSRVPSLRMLRSFFTDGSLDSLGTSEDARSKRHSTSDLSDVPFSAVRKEGWLHCKQILTKKGKVGGGIRQWKRVFAVLRTHSLYLCKDRREAVTCAPAPGEEEPPISIQACLVDISYSETKRKHVFRLTTADFCEYLFQAEDREDMLAWIKVIRENSKAEGEDPGFASQALISKKLNDYRKVSPAGTKPDSSPKGPRGLGIRAEFLKQAGTSTPRSPRQDAAATKDESSSQKAPWGINIMKKNKKSAPRAFGVRLEDCQPAPDNKNVPLIVEACCKVVEDRGLEYMGIYRVPGNNAVVSSLQEQLNKGATEINLQDERWQDLNVISSLLKSFFRKLPEPLFTDDKYNDFIEANRIEDASERMRTLRKLIRDLPGHYYETLKFLVGHLKTIADHSEKNKMEPRNLALVFGPTLVRTSEDNMTDMVTHMPDRYKIVETLIQHSDWFFSDKEDKGEKTPVDEKEAQSVPNIEYLLPNIGRTAAPGDAAGSARSGSAKPKGTWPSRKAPPHRELLAIPFVSAAARKRKKRREAEGVGSSTDDDAERRDSPGQQQEQEGPAVAPGKAPRGTGTGPAGTERECSAEPAGSGSEPAPDARSIVSGYSTLSTMDRSLCSEVHSVAGSRGDEADDERSELSHMETDTESREGARPGRAGPGAGDEDKSPLGRPSFNSHRLIQCDTLARRKLGRPRPAGDSAAAAGGDGPGWAAPGRASLREQLRQHLRGSADDTGVRLRRGHSPETRRKKSSWRRHTVVVPGGLKDLNFNEWKEPRALEGTPGPCRDKDSGLSSLESTKARPAAPAPTPPGAAGLGAAPRSPPGSPGPPAPLRFPQRL
- the ARHGAP23 gene encoding rho GTPase-activating protein 23 isoform X1; translated protein: MNGIAFCLVGIPPSAPAPTPGRRDGASPNSNAPPEGGSFPWVGPRTVALRKSPQGGFGFTLRHFIVYPPESAVHSAKEEENGNRAGPPRSRLEPMDTIFVKNVREDGPAHQAGLRTGDRLVKVNGESIIGKTYSQVIALIQNSDDVLELSIMPKDEDILQLAYSQDAYLKGNEPYSGGAQSIPEPPPICYPRKTYPFQARGAEPAPGQPPDPRAPRSATTGPSSPLGARSDTGGSPAHRPEEPQPGGPPPRPAAPHGHPGSFSRPTNAASSVPDRYGMSPATASCRGVPKHLPEHRTHCGFKEGTGRPPRDVSGAPRVPGRQECQQALSRWFCSQEPRRSASEERRHAMPRYRSVSHDRLGGSGAAAPRGWPHSASHDTLLQPSREGWAPRARSDHYLGRYGRSMEALEPGALLASHLDRSAWPERLCRAAVAVTAAAGQPIPPGSFAASSSSSSSSREPVQKHPSQPNLQSADDSGYIGYRSYSPSFQRRTGLLHALSCRDPAFGGLPTFSIAQRAVAPLRDSAVSPGSPPAAAPAVPGAPREPRQEGGRVSEPPEERREEVVLRQKPPTGRKMPAPLRQMNFVFPEGVKETDICDPAGAAGRGDRPGNERPGRRVAPLAAPEDSLASIPFIDEPTSPSIDLKAKHVPASSVVSSAMNSAPAMATSPASPTFAFALSRHYSQDCSSIKAGRRSSYLLAITTERSKSCDDGLNAFRDEGKILRRMPSRVPSLRMLRSFFTDGSLDSLGTSEDARSKRHSTSDLSDVPFSAVRKEGWLHCKQILTKKGKKVGGGIRQWKRVFAVLRTHSLYLCKDRREAVTCAPAPGEEEPPISIQACLVDISYSETKRKHVFRLTTADFCEYLFQAEDREDMLAWIKVIRENSKAEGEDPGFASQALISKKLNDYRKVSPAGTKPDSSPKGPRGLGIRAEFLKQAGTSTPRSPRQDAAATKDESSSQKAPWGINIMKKNKKSAPRAFGVRLEDCQPAPDNKNVPLIVEACCKVVEDRGLEYMGIYRVPGNNAVVSSLQEQLNKGATEINLQDERWQDLNVISSLLKSFFRKLPEPLFTDDKYNDFIEANRIEDASERMRTLRKLIRDLPGHYYETLKFLVGHLKTIADHSEKNKMEPRNLALVFGPTLVRTSEDNMTDMVTHMPDRYKIVETLIQHSDWFFSDKEDKGEKTPVDEKEAQSVPNIEYLLPNIGRTAAPGDAAGSARSGSAKPKGTWPSRKAPPHRELLAIPFVSAAARKRKKRREAEGVGSSTDDDAERRDSPGQQQEQEGPAVAPGKAPRGTGTGPAGTERECSAEPAGSGSEPAPDARSIVSGYSTLSTMDRSLCSEVHSVAGSRGDEADDERSELSHMETDTESREGARPGRAGPGAGDEDKSPLGRPSFNSHRLIQCDTLARRKLGRPRPAGDSAAAAGGDGPGWAAPGRASLREQLRQHLRGSADDTGVRLRRGHSPETRRKKSSWRRHTVVVPGGLKDLNFNEWKEPRALEGTPGPCRDKDSGLSSLESTKARPAAPAPTPPGAAGLGAAPRSPPGSPGPPAPLRFPQRL